GAACTTTTGTGGTATCTTTCTGGTGAAGAGCATATCCGAAATCTTCGCGAGAAAACTGGAATATGGGATGCGTGGGCAAATGAAGAAGGACACTTAGATACAGCATATGGGCGCTTCTGGAGACGATATCCTGTTCCCGAAAACGAGGGTCGCCTCTCAGGCGAACATTGGCCTGAAGATAAAGATCGATGGATCACTGTAGAAGAAAACAATCGGAGAGTGTTTGATCAACTTCAGTACGTAATCGACACATTACAGGAGCAACCACATTCCCGGCGGCTCGTTGTTTCAGCTTGGCATCCTGCCAATGCTGCTGACTCGACACTCCCTCCGTGTCATTATACCTTTGTTTTTAACGTCCAGGGTGATTCTCTCAACCTACACTTAACTCAGCGATCCGGTGATATTGCGTTGGGTATACCGTTCAATATCGCTTCATATTCATTACTACTGATTGCGATTGCACAGCAAACCGGGTTTGAGGTTGGACGATTTGCACACACGATTGTTGATGCACACATCTACTGCGGGACTGGCGACCGTGGCCAATGGTATGACGATAATCTCAGTCGTCTTCAGTCAAAGCTCGATTCAGTAGATTCAAACAACGGCTATCGTGATCTCAAAAACTGGATTGAAGAAAATGCACCCTCAGAACCCGAGGATAAGCAAAACTACGATCACGTGCCAGGATTACTAGAACAGGTTTCCAGAGAGCCATATAGCCGTCCTCAGATTGAAGTCGCAGATCGCCCAATTGACGATCTAACGTATGATGATATTGAGCTTTCTGACTACGAGTGTCATCCAGGAATTAAATTTGCTGTCGCTGAATAACAATGCCTGCTAATTTCACTATTGTTGTCGCTGTTGCACAGAACGGTATCATCGGTCGTGATGGTCAAATGCCGTGGCACTATCCAAAAGATCTTGAACACTTTAAGGAAACAACTATGGGCTGTCCGGTAATTGTTGGCCGCAAAACATTTGAAAGTATTTACGACCGCATTGGGTCTCCTCTACCAGGTCGAACTAATATCGTGCTTTCCCGGTCTGACCCTGAGTTACCAGAAGATGTTATCCTTGCTTCTTCAATCCAGGAAGCGAAACAAAAAGCTGCAGAACATGGAAGCGAAGCGTTTGTTATCGGTGGCGCAGCAATATATGAGGAATTCCTTCCAGACGTTGACCGTATGATCGTGACGATTATCCATAGCCGCTATGAAGGTGATACCCAGTTCCCGATGTGGCCACCTGATGAGAAAACATGGACTGTTGCTGACCGATCTGATCATGACGAACTTTCGTTTGTCACATACGAGCGCACTGAGCCTTAGCCGACGTCAATACTTGTAGCAAAAGCATTCGGCTAGTACTGTTCTTCGGTCTGTACCTGTCGCTTTCGGCCCATCTCAGCAAGTAACCGTCCTATCTGCACCCGCTCATTTGTCCCTTCTGCGAGATTCATATCAATTTCTCCAGCGAGTTGATATAATCTGGCGAGCTGGCTACTATCGTATCGTGATCGGCCTGTAGCAAGAATTTGCGATAGTATTTCGTTGCCAGATAATCCTTCTTTAATCAGCAGATCATCTAACTCAGAACGGGCATCTTTGAACTCTCCCGACTCAGCTGCGTCAAGCATTGCTTCAATTGCCTCGCTTGGTCCAATCTCATCAAGTGCCTGATATGCTGCATTCATATCGATTTTATCCTCAGCGTACGCAGTTGCCTGTGCACCTAGAATTGCCTTCCGTATGTTTCCATCCGCATAGTTAGCGATAAACTCAATTCCATCCTCTGTGTACTCTATCTTTTCCTCTTCCACAATGTTCTGAAGAATCTCTGCAATCGCTTCTGCTGACGGTGCCGCCATAGGCACAGGAACGCACCGAGACCGAAGTGCTGGAATTAGTTTTGTAGGCTGCCGGGTCGCAATGACAAACTGTGTGTTTTGGTGATACTGTTCCATCACCCGGCGAAGTGCTTGCTGAAAGTCTTCACGGATCCCTTCTGCGTTATCAAGCAGTAACGTTTTGTAACTTCCTGTCACTGGTGAATAACTGGCTGATTCCTTGAGAACATGGTTGATCATATCTCGCTTCGAGAGACCACTTTTGCCTGTCAGAAACGACGCAAATCGCGGATCGTTCTTGATATCTGTTTTATTGCGGTTAAAAAAATCTGCTACGTTAATCTCAATAAAGTCATTATCCGGGTCCTCATGGGCCTCCCTTACAAGTGCCCGTACACCGGCTGTCTTCCCAGCACCTGGTGGTCCATGAACAAGCAAGTTTACCGGATTGTCAACAGCGCCCCGAAGCTGTTTTTGTGCTATTTCTTGTGGAATATCCTCAATATTGGGCGCATATGCTGTTGTCCACAGTGGTGTTTCCATCGTATTTTCCTAATGTCTTATCTGGTAAGAAAGAGTCGGTATTATTCTCGCTTTCCTTAGTGACAATTGGGCTTCTCTGTTCACAGAAAATCAAAGCGGATGCCACATGATTTGCTCTCGAGGCTGTTGGCGCATAGGTCAGCTAATCATCGTGAAGTGGGCTGTCTATATGTTTGTTAGGTCAGCGTTTGAATACCGCTGGTGCGTAACGCTAACCGTTATTGCTATTAAAGTGAGCCAGCCAACATAATGTGTGTCCCATTTCAAGTATCCTTGTCCGGACTGTCGGTCTACGACCGACCTGCATGATCCAGATTGTGCATTTGGGGGGATGTCACGAACTGAAATCGAAAAAGCGTATACCGACATTTTAGCTGTTCTTTCAACAGGTCCAAGTGGAACTACAACGCTCCGTCGTCGCTCTGATGAGTGGTCTGAACTCCATGATGCGGCACTACAGAAACTCCGACAAGAACATCGTGTTGAGGAAAACGATGGGATGCTTGAGATGCTTACCCCTGAAGAACGAACCGATCGCGTAAGTGTTCCCACACAAGAGCCTCTCCGAACTATCTACGAACACGGTAGCGTCCCTGGATGTCATGATAACAGTGTATTTGCCCTAATTTCATACTACGAGATGGTTGGATTCTCTTGGGAAGAAACTCGTGACAAGGTTATTGATTGGCTTCGAGAAAGCGGTGCTTGGGACAGAGGTGGATTCGAAGAAGCATCTCCGGAGGAGTTAGTTGACAAAAAGCGACATGTCTACGAAACTGGCTACGGATGGAAAGAAAAAGCAACTGCGGCCAAACGTGTTATTGACCGTCG
This portion of the Salinarchaeum sp. IM2453 genome encodes:
- the thyA gene encoding thymidylate synthase, encoding MEQYLTLVKDVLAEGSYKPNRTGVDTISSFSQHYSIDVSDGYPLLTTKRMDNFRWDSMIHELLWYLSGEEHIRNLREKTGIWDAWANEEGHLDTAYGRFWRRYPVPENEGRLSGEHWPEDKDRWITVEENNRRVFDQLQYVIDTLQEQPHSRRLVVSAWHPANAADSTLPPCHYTFVFNVQGDSLNLHLTQRSGDIALGIPFNIASYSLLLIAIAQQTGFEVGRFAHTIVDAHIYCGTGDRGQWYDDNLSRLQSKLDSVDSNNGYRDLKNWIEENAPSEPEDKQNYDHVPGLLEQVSREPYSRPQIEVADRPIDDLTYDDIELSDYECHPGIKFAVAE
- a CDS encoding AAA family ATPase, translated to METPLWTTAYAPNIEDIPQEIAQKQLRGAVDNPVNLLVHGPPGAGKTAGVRALVREAHEDPDNDFIEINVADFFNRNKTDIKNDPRFASFLTGKSGLSKRDMINHVLKESASYSPVTGSYKTLLLDNAEGIREDFQQALRRVMEQYHQNTQFVIATRQPTKLIPALRSRCVPVPMAAPSAEAIAEILQNIVEEEKIEYTEDGIEFIANYADGNIRKAILGAQATAYAEDKIDMNAAYQALDEIGPSEAIEAMLDAAESGEFKDARSELDDLLIKEGLSGNEILSQILATGRSRYDSSQLARLYQLAGEIDMNLAEGTNERVQIGRLLAEMGRKRQVQTEEQY
- a CDS encoding dihydrofolate reductase, with the translated sequence MPANFTIVVAVAQNGIIGRDGQMPWHYPKDLEHFKETTMGCPVIVGRKTFESIYDRIGSPLPGRTNIVLSRSDPELPEDVILASSIQEAKQKAAEHGSEAFVIGGAAIYEEFLPDVDRMIVTIIHSRYEGDTQFPMWPPDEKTWTVADRSDHDELSFVTYERTEP